In one window of Chloroflexota bacterium DNA:
- a CDS encoding SURF1 family protein, translating to MSMLRTMLGPGWRWVTLFVVILFGVFIRLGIWQIDRNAQRIASDKRITDSLSAPPVALTPELQSGDLIKLEYRAVMVSGMYDHANQIGWRNQVWNENAIGIRLLTPLVISGTRQAVLIDRGWVPLNEAAPDNWKKFDEPGVVQVSGIIRISQSQTQAGSTPNASTPFKLWDTLILTQIGAQMPYPILPVYIQQSPDRAAPKPVPGIQPALPIRTAPELALSDGSNIAYATQWFLFAIITVAGYPYFIRYQERKRQHSEQIQP from the coding sequence ATGTCCATGCTCAGAACAATGCTCGGTCCGGGTTGGCGCTGGGTCACGCTGTTCGTCGTCATCTTGTTTGGCGTATTCATCCGTTTGGGAATCTGGCAGATTGATCGCAACGCACAGCGCATCGCGTCCGACAAACGCATCACCGATTCGCTCAGCGCGCCGCCCGTTGCGCTGACGCCAGAGCTGCAAAGTGGCGACCTGATCAAATTGGAATATCGCGCGGTGATGGTATCGGGCATGTACGATCACGCGAATCAAATCGGTTGGCGCAACCAAGTGTGGAACGAAAACGCGATTGGCATTCGCTTGTTGACGCCGCTCGTCATCAGCGGCACGCGGCAAGCGGTGTTGATTGATCGCGGCTGGGTTCCGTTGAACGAAGCCGCGCCGGACAATTGGAAAAAATTCGACGAGCCAGGTGTCGTGCAGGTCAGCGGCATCATTCGCATTTCGCAAAGTCAAACGCAAGCTGGGAGTACGCCCAACGCATCTACGCCGTTCAAGTTGTGGGACACGCTCATCCTGACGCAGATCGGCGCGCAAATGCCCTACCCGATTTTGCCGGTGTACATCCAACAATCGCCCGACCGCGCCGCGCCCAAACCTGTCCCCGGCATCCAGCCCGCGTTGCCGATTCGCACCGCGCCGGAATTGGCATTGAGCGACGGTTCGAATATCGCGTATGCGACGCAATGGTTTCTCTTTGCGATCATTACCGTTGCCGGTTATCCGTACTTTATTCGTTATCAAGAACGAAAACGTCAACACAGTGAGCAAATTCAGCCATGA
- a CDS encoding ABC transporter permease, whose protein sequence is MFAYLARRALSLLPILLLMSIIAFALIRLVPGDPIDVMYGSEGMDEIRRAALRAQLGLDESIVVQYVKWIGRAITGDLGRSYKAQMAVTELIGQRLPATLYLSFAALLFSLVIALPLGVIAAVRRNTWVDFGAMTFAIFGISLPNFWAGIMLALIFAVYLRWLPSIGYVSPFADFGKSLQHLILPAITLGWSLAGTTSRLTRSTMLEELGKDYVRTARGKGLAEKAVLIGHALRNALIPTVTMVGLQLGFLFGGAVVVETIFAWPGIGLLVVDSIFGRDYPVVQGVILVIAVMVVFVNLTVDVIYTILDPRIRLG, encoded by the coding sequence ATGTTTGCTTATCTTGCTCGCCGCGCGCTCTCCCTGTTGCCGATTCTCCTGCTCATGTCCATCATTGCCTTTGCATTGATTCGCCTCGTGCCCGGCGATCCGATTGACGTGATGTACGGCAGTGAAGGAATGGACGAAATTCGCCGCGCGGCTCTGCGGGCGCAACTGGGGCTTGACGAGTCCATCGTCGTGCAGTACGTCAAGTGGATCGGGCGCGCGATCACCGGCGACCTGGGTCGCTCGTACAAAGCGCAGATGGCGGTGACGGAATTGATCGGTCAGCGTTTGCCCGCAACCTTGTACCTCTCGTTCGCCGCGCTGCTCTTTTCGCTCGTCATCGCCTTGCCGCTCGGCGTGATCGCCGCGGTGCGCCGCAACACCTGGGTAGATTTCGGTGCGATGACGTTCGCGATTTTCGGCATCTCGCTGCCGAATTTCTGGGCGGGCATTATGCTCGCGCTCATCTTTGCGGTTTATCTCCGTTGGCTCCCTTCGATCGGGTACGTGTCGCCGTTCGCCGATTTCGGCAAATCACTTCAACACTTGATCCTGCCCGCCATCACCCTGGGTTGGTCGCTCGCCGGGACAACGAGCCGCCTCACACGTTCGACGATGCTCGAAGAGCTGGGCAAGGATTACGTGCGTACCGCGCGCGGCAAAGGTCTCGCGGAAAAAGCCGTGTTGATCGGTCACGCGCTCCGCAACGCGCTCATTCCAACCGTAACGATGGTCGGCTTGCAACTCGGTTTTCTCTTCGGCGGCGCGGTCGTCGTCGAAACGATTTTCGCGTGGCCCGGCATTGGCTTGCTCGTCGTGGATAGTATTTTCGGGCGCGATTACCCGGTTGTGCAAGGCGTGATTCTCGTCATCGCGGTGATGGTTGTCTTTGTCAATCTGACGGTAGATGTGATTTATACGATTCTCGATCCCAGGATTCGCTTGGGTTGA
- a CDS encoding ABC transporter permease translates to MSTLTTATSTNLTPRKERGIWDLPVRLLKNRLALVGIMITAVVIVIAFIAPWVAPYDPLQLNIRDRLQAPSAAHWFGTDHLGRDIFTRVLFGAQISLQVGLVAVFLGSVVGLIAGAAAGYIGKRVDTVIMGLMDAIYAFPAILLALALIAAFGASLVTVMTAIAIVRIPIFARTVRGSVLTEREKEYVQAAQCIGVNPVWILFKHILPNTLAPLIVVTTTYFATAIVVEASLSFLGLGVPPPAASWGVMLNDGRKYMEASPHTVVFPGLAISLTVLGFNLLGDGLRDVLDPRLKNL, encoded by the coding sequence ATGTCTACTTTAACGACGGCAACCTCAACCAACCTGACTCCCCGCAAAGAACGCGGCATCTGGGATTTGCCGGTGCGCTTGCTGAAGAATCGGCTGGCGCTCGTCGGCATCATGATCACCGCGGTGGTCATCGTCATCGCGTTCATCGCGCCCTGGGTCGCGCCGTACGATCCATTGCAACTCAACATTCGCGATCGCTTGCAAGCGCCGAGCGCCGCGCACTGGTTCGGCACCGATCACCTGGGTCGCGATATTTTCACGCGTGTGTTGTTCGGCGCGCAAATTTCGTTGCAGGTCGGTCTCGTCGCCGTGTTCCTGGGTTCGGTCGTCGGCTTGATCGCCGGCGCGGCGGCGGGCTATATCGGCAAACGTGTAGACACGGTGATTATGGGTTTGATGGACGCGATCTATGCGTTCCCCGCGATTCTGCTCGCGCTCGCGCTCATCGCCGCGTTCGGCGCTAGTCTGGTCACCGTGATGACCGCAATCGCGATCGTGCGTATTCCGATTTTTGCGCGCACGGTGCGCGGCTCGGTGCTTACCGAACGCGAGAAAGAGTACGTGCAAGCCGCGCAGTGCATCGGCGTGAATCCGGTGTGGATTCTGTTCAAACACATTTTGCCGAACACGCTTGCGCCGCTCATCGTCGTGACGACGACGTACTTTGCCACCGCGATTGTCGTCGAGGCGTCGCTCAGCTTCCTGGGTCTGGGTGTGCCGCCACCCGCCGCTAGTTGGGGCGTGATGCTGAACGATGGGCGCAAGTATATGGAAGCGTCGCCGCACACCGTGGTGTTCCCCGGCTTGGCGATTTCGTTGACCGTCCTCGGTTTCAATCTCCTCGGCGACGGCTTGCGCGATGTGCTTGATCCGCGTTTGAAAAATCTCTAG
- a CDS encoding DUF433 domain-containing protein — translation MEGYQGGEPITRNGYVTVRTIVEQTRLGTTPQELVEGHPPLTLAEVYDALSYYYDHTEEIEQIIAENNATLIRAIELSKRITAARNNQKNLGEFAEG, via the coding sequence ATGGAAGGTTATCAAGGCGGCGAGCCAATCACGCGTAATGGGTACGTCACCGTGCGAACGATAGTCGAGCAGACGCGGCTTGGCACGACGCCGCAAGAACTTGTCGAGGGGCATCCTCCGCTTACACTCGCCGAAGTTTACGACGCGCTCAGTTACTATTACGATCACACGGAGGAGATCGAGCAGATTATCGCAGAGAATAATGCCACACTCATCCGCGCGATCGAATTATCGAAGCGAATTACCGCGGCACGAAACAACCAGAAAAACCTCGGTGAGTTCGCGGAGGGATAA
- a CDS encoding HAD-IA family hydrolase, which translates to MKYHAIFFDVGGVLMSMDRDRVAREYVALARSRRVTLDFAAVRAMVAALDDEIPARARLAPPLSLDERAGETFWKTLFADGWSRLALVRDDAAIAHFYREFRRGAFNRAFDDARPALDALQARGVTLGVISNFTPNCAEVLETLGLKRYFAHIVVSALVRVEKPARAIFDHAAQLAQRDPRELVYVGDGLHTDVDGARGAGWDAILLDRDNWYPDYRVVPRVRRLTELAEVLQSAV; encoded by the coding sequence ATGAAGTATCACGCGATTTTTTTCGATGTGGGTGGAGTGTTGATGAGCATGGACCGCGACCGCGTCGCGCGCGAGTATGTCGCGCTGGCGCGGTCGCGCCGCGTCACGCTCGATTTCGCCGCCGTGCGCGCGATGGTCGCCGCGCTCGACGACGAGATTCCGGCGCGCGCGCGTCTAGCGCCGCCGCTTAGTCTCGACGAACGCGCCGGCGAAACGTTTTGGAAAACGCTGTTCGCCGATGGGTGGTCGCGGCTCGCGCTCGTGCGCGATGATGCCGCTATCGCGCATTTTTATCGCGAGTTCCGGCGCGGCGCGTTCAATCGCGCGTTCGACGATGCGCGTCCTGCGCTCGACGCGCTCCAGGCGCGCGGCGTGACACTCGGCGTCATCTCCAACTTTACGCCGAACTGCGCGGAGGTGTTGGAGACGCTCGGACTCAAGCGTTATTTCGCGCACATCGTCGTTTCCGCACTCGTCCGCGTCGAAAAGCCGGCGCGCGCAATTTTCGATCACGCCGCGCAACTCGCGCAACGCGACCCGCGCGAATTGGTCTACGTCGGCGATGGTTTGCACACGGATGTGGACGGCGCGCGCGGCGCGGGCTGGGACGCGATCCTGCTCGATCGCGATAATTGGTATCCCGACTATCGCGTTGTGCCGCGCGTGCGCCGCCTGACCGAGTTAGCCGAGGTGTTGCAAAGCGCGGTGTGA
- a CDS encoding SURF1 family protein: MILRIFFSRKRVRTTLLAFVAVAVMLGLGVWQLDRLQQRRAFNARVSGHVTAPSLELSGAALETDLTNVEYRAVHVVGKYDEAHQVALRNQAYKNQVGVTLLTPLIISGTQQAVLVNRGWIPFDDAAPDKWSRYAEPGIAQVRGVIRRAQTQPDFGGINDSPGAHQVWNLANVSRIAEQLPYPLLPIYIQQTPNGSATILADTSMSLVNIPGQTAPIASAVPQRMPVELDLSEGSHLPYALQWFLFAAIVAIGYPRIVLRRDRPNNQSQV; this comes from the coding sequence CGCAAGCGTGTGCGGACGACCTTGCTCGCGTTCGTCGCGGTCGCGGTGATGCTCGGGCTAGGGGTGTGGCAACTCGATCGTTTGCAACAGCGGCGCGCGTTCAACGCGCGCGTCAGCGGGCACGTGACCGCACCATCGCTCGAATTGTCTGGCGCGGCGCTCGAAACCGATCTGACGAATGTGGAGTACCGCGCGGTGCATGTCGTCGGCAAGTACGATGAGGCGCATCAAGTCGCGTTGCGAAATCAAGCGTACAAAAACCAGGTCGGCGTGACGTTGCTCACGCCGCTCATCATCAGCGGCACCCAACAAGCCGTGCTCGTCAATCGCGGCTGGATTCCATTCGACGATGCCGCGCCGGACAAATGGAGTCGCTACGCTGAACCTGGGATCGCCCAAGTGCGCGGTGTGATTCGACGCGCGCAGACGCAACCGGATTTTGGCGGCATCAACGATTCGCCCGGCGCGCACCAAGTGTGGAATCTCGCGAACGTTAGTCGCATCGCGGAGCAACTGCCTTACCCGCTTTTGCCGATCTACATTCAACAGACCCCCAATGGCAGCGCAACGATTCTCGCGGATACGTCCATGAGTCTGGTCAACATCCCAGGTCAAACCGCGCCGATAGCGAGCGCCGTTCCGCAACGCATGCCAGTGGAATTGGATTTGAGCGAAGGGTCGCATCTGCCGTACGCGCTGCAATGGTTCTTGTTCGCGGCAATCGTCGCGATCGGTTATCCGCGTATCGTTCTTCGCCGTGATCGTCCGAACAATCAATCCCAGGTTTAG